The DNA segment AAATTCTTTATCTGGAACAATTTCGGTAATTCCCAGCACAATTGTCTCTCCATTAAAATCAACTACCCCCACAGAAACTTCCATTCCGTCCAAGAAACTTTCAATTAAAATTTCTTCGTCTTCTGCAAAGGCAAACTCTAACGCATTCTTCAATTCTGATTGCTCTTTCACTTTAGTAATTCCTAAAGAAGAACCTGATTGATTGGGTTTTACAAAAAGAGGTAATCCTAACTCTTCAACAATTTGATTCTCGTCAAAGTCTTCTCCTAATCTTAAATAAATACTTTTCGCCGATGGAATTCCATATTTCGAAAGAACCGCTAAAGTATCTTTTTTGTTAAAAGTTAAAGCGCTTTGATAAAAATCGCAACCGGTATATTTTTGACCAATTGTATTCCAATATGCTTGAAGTTCACCATTCTCTCCTGGTTTTCCGTGAATGATATTAAAACAAACATCAAACTTCACCTCAAATCCGCTGCTTAAGCTTACCGTAAAATCAGCTTTATTGATGGCAGCTTTTTGTCCGCGATCATCGAGGAAATACCACTCTTCTTTCAGAATGACTACTTTATATACATTATATAAATCACGGTCAAGAGAATCATAAATTAATTGTCCGCTTTTTAGGGAAACTTTATATTCATCAGAATATCCGCCCATCACTACGGCTACACTTTTTTTGTTCATTTTGTAAAACTATAGAGACAAAATTAAACAAATTGTTTAAAAGCTATCGTTATAATCAGAAATTTTACAACATTCGCCTCCTGTTCTATCTTAGAAAATGAAAATATTAGAAAAATGAAGAATCTTCTACTTTCTTTAATCTCAAAAAGTTGTAATTTTGCCACCTATGAAAAGATGGTATCTCTACCCTTTTTCCCTAGGTTATCATTTGGCAACGTCCGTTAGAAACATAATGTATAACTGGGGAATCTCTAAATCAACCCAATTTAAAACCCCGATAATCAATGTCGGGAATCTTTCTGTGGGCGGCAGCGGAAAATCACCAATGGTCATGTATATTGCCGATCTATTATCAAAACATTATCGAACGGGGGTTTTGTCTCGTGGGTATGGCAGACTGACCAAAGGTTATGGCATCACGAATTACGACAGCAATTATAAAACAGTGGGTGATGAAGCTATGCAGCTTTTTGAACGCTTTAAAAACAAATTCGTTATCGGTGTTTCTGAAGAACGCGTTCCTGGAGCCAAAAAGATGATCAGCGATATGGATCTAAATGTGTTGGTTTTAGATGATGCATATCAGCACAGAGCCATCAAACCAGGATTTAATATTTTAATGACGGATTATAATGATCCTTATTTCAAAGATCATCTCTTGCCCGCTGGCGATTTGCGTGAAAGCAGACGTGGTGCAAGACGTGCACAAATTATCATGGTTTCTAAATGCCCAGATGATTTAACGGACGAGAAAAAGCAATATTATATTTCCCGAATTAAACCTCAGCATTATCAAAAGGTGTTCTTCTCGAGCATTGGATATGATGAAAATGTTTATTCCAGAGACAAAATGTTACCTGACAATAATTTAGGATATTACGATATTTTATTAATTACGGGAATTGCCAATCCTAAACCTTTACTTAAACATTTAGCTCGCTTTTCACAAAAAGTAAAGCATTTGAAGTTCCGCGATCATCATAATTTCTCCGATCAGGATATCAAAAATATCGTAGAAGAATATAAGAAACTGGGTGAATATAAACTGATTCTCACGACTGAAAAGGATTATGTACGACTGAAAACTTTTGATTATCTTAGAGATCTTGTTTATTACTGGCCTATCAATGTGGTTATTGACAAGAAAGAAGAGTTTAATCAAATCATCCTTGACTATGTTGAGAAGAATTAAAGAGACTGCCAATTTTATTAAAAATATTATTCAGGACACTCCTGACTTCGCCATCATTTTAGGTTCCGGCTTAGGAAAACTTAAAGATGAAGTAGAGGCGATTCATATTTTAGATTATTCTGAAATCCCTCACTTTCCACAAACTACGGTAACTGGACATGGTGGGCAATTAATCTACGGAACCCTAGAAGGTAAAAAGGTACTGATTATGAGCGGGCGATTTCATTATTACGAAGGTTACGACATGCAAACGGTAGTTTTCCCTTACCGCGTTTTTCATCTTTTAGGAATTAAAAATCTGATCTTATCTAATGCTGCAGGTGGCGTAAATCCTGCTTTCAAGGTAGCAGATGTAATGATCATTAACGATCATATTAATATGATGCCGGAACATCCCTTAAGGGGTAAAAATCTGGATCAGCTGGGACCTCGATTTGTAGACATGAGCGAACCTTACAATAAAAAAATGATTGAAGTCGCGGTAAATATTGCCCAAGATTTAGGTATTTACGTGCACCAAGGTTGTTATGTTGCTTTACAGGGACCGACCTTCGAGACTCCTGCAGAATACGGTATGATCAAAGCAATTGGTGGCGATGCAGTTGGAATGAGTACAGTTCCTGAAGTGATCGTTGCTAAACATCAAGGAATGGACTGCTTCGGAATTTCTATCATTACGGATCTTGGCGGACCCGATATCGCATTAGCAGTTTCACATGATGAAGTATTACACGCCGCTGAAAAAGCAATGCCGAATGTTATTAAAATCGTAAAAGGTTTGGTGAAAAACTATAATGTTTAATCTTTCAAGGATATAAGTACAAAAACGCATCTCGAAAAGATGCGTTTTTATTTTGGAAACGATTGATAAATACTTCTTATTTTACTCGAACATAAATATGTCGGATATTATTCACACCTGTCTCGCGCTCATCGATTTCAATTTTACCAATACTTTTAATTAAAGGTAATAATTTAGGAAAACCGAAGTTTCTGGGATCAAAATCAGGTTTCTTTTTGATAATAAAACTCCCGAGGTTTCCAAGAAAAGTCCACCCATCTTCATCTCCTAAAGCATTGATGCTTTCTGTAATCAACTTTATATTGCGCGAATCAACTTTGCTAAGCGGTTCTTTTTTTGTTTTGGGTTTTTCCGCTTTTTTGGTAGGAGTATTTTCAGAATCTTTCTCAGAATCCTCAGTATTGTTTAGTATTTCCAAATAAATAAATTTGTCGCAGGCAGAGATAAATGGTTTTGGCGTTTTCTTTTCCCCAAATCCAATAACGGTCATTCCGGCTTCGCGCAGTCTGGTCGCAAGTCTTGTAAAATCACTGTCACTGGACACAATACAGAAACCATTTACTTTCTCAGAATATAAAATATCCATAGCATCAATGATCAAAGCACTATCGCTGGAATTCTTACCCGTAGTATAGCTGTATTGCTGAATGGGCGTAATTGCATTTTCAAGAAGCACGTTTTTCCAGCCCGAAACCGTAGGCTTGGTCCAGTCTGCATAAATTCTTTTGATGGTTGGCGTTCCATTTCTGGAAATCTCCTCCAGCATTTCTTTTACGTTTTTATAGGGAACATTGTCCGCATCGATGAGGACTGCTAATTTATCGTCGGTCATATAATGTTATATTTTATCTGTTTTAAAGTCTATTATATTACTGTTTAAACCCAAATTTACATCATTTTTCCTAAAGCGTTAATAAATAATGACTATCCCAAACCCATTACTTAATTTTGTACTGTGGAATCAAACCGAAAAATAATTCATGTCGATATGGATGCGTTCTACGCTTCTGTGGAGCAACACGACAATCCGGAGCTTCGTGGTAAACCTTTGGCGGTGGGTGGTGGAATGTACGGTGTAGTTGCCGCTGCAAGTTACGAAGCACGAGTATTTGGAATCCGTTCTGCCATGCCCGGACGACAGGCTCTAGAAAGATGCCCTCACTTAATTGTCGTAAAGCCTCGTTTTAATAGGTATAAAGAAATTTCCCAACAGATCAGAAGCATTTTCTATGAATTTACCGATCTAGTAGAACCTCTTTCTTTGGACGAAGCCTATTTAGATGTAACGGAAAACAAAAAAGACATAGAATCCGCACAGGAAATTGCAAGGCAAATCCGCCAGCGAATTTTCGAGGTAACAGGTTTAACTGCTTCTGCTGGCATCTCTGTAAATAAGTTCTTGGCAAAAGTAGCTTCTAATTACCGTAAACCAAATGGGCAGAAAACCATTCATCCCACTCAAATATTGGAATTTATGGAAGAACTTCCTATTGAGAAATTTCATGGTATTGGAAAAGTGACTGCTAACAAAATGCACCAGCTTCATATTTATACTGGTAAAGAATTAAAGGAAAAATCTTTGGAAGAACTTAGCAGTCTTTTCGGGAAATCTGGGCAATACTATTATAATGTAGTGCGTGGAATTCATCACAGTAAAGTAAAACCAAATCGCATACAGAAAAGTGTAGCCGTAGAAGAAACCTTCTGGGAAAATCTGGTTGATGAAGAGGCTGTTTTTAAACAATTACAAATTATTAGTGAAGATTTAAATAACCGCCTTTTGAAAAAAGAAATCAAAGGGAAATCCTTAACATTGAAAATTAAATATAAAGATTTCACCGTTTACACCAGAAGCAGAACACAGGAGGAATATTATGGAAATGCGCAAGATTTCTATCTGACTGCACAGAAACTTTGGGAACTCCGACCTTTTGACAAACCAGTTCGCCTGCTGGGACTATCACTTTCTAACTTGAATACGCAGGAGAAAAAACACATTTCTGTTCAGTTGAAAATTCCATTCGAAGAGTTTGAATAGGCTTAGAATTCCAAAATTATTTTCATTATCTTTATTCCTTCAGTCAAGAGTGAAATTCAAAGTAATTTTACTTCTTTACCTACCAAATAACTTACTCATGAACGCTACGATGATTCAATTCTTCCATTGGTACTCAGTTGGAAATGCACAGTTATATGACCAAATTAAAGACTCAACAACTTATCTAAAGGAATTAGGAATTTCTGCAGTTTGGCTCCCACCTTCATACAAAGGTGCTGGCGGAGGTTATTCAGTAGGTTATGATCCGTATGACTTATTTGATCTGGGCGAATTTGACCAAAAAGGCACAGTCCCGACAAAGTACGGAACGAAAGAACAATACCAGGACTGTTGTAAAAATTTACAGGAAAATGGTATTTCTGTGATTGCCGATATTGTACTGAATCATAAAGCAGGTGGTGATGAAAAAGAAAAATTTAATGCGGTAAAAGTTGATCCCGAAAACCGACAGATCAATATATCGGAACCTTTTGAAATAGAATCCTATACCAAATTTACCTTTCCAGGAAGGGGTGAAAACTATTCAAATTTTAAATGGAATTATCATTGTTTTTCCGGTGTGGATTTTGCCGAAGGACAAGAAGCTGGAATCTACCAAATCATCAATGATCATGGATATGGTTGGGAAGAAATGGTGTCGGATGAAAAAGGAAATTACGACTATTTGATGTATAATAACGTCGACCAAAGAAATCCTTTCGTACGTGAAGAATTGAACAAATGGGGAAAATGGTATCATGATCAAATACATTTTGATGGTGTTAGGCTAGATGCAGTAAAACATCAGTCACCGGAATTTTATCAGGAGTGGTTGTATGCATTACGTACAAACACAGGAAAAAATATTTTTGCAGTGGGCGAATATTGGGCACCAGGAGAATTGCCTCTTTTAGAAAAATATATTGAAGCTACTAAAGGATCAATGAGTTTATTCGATTCCTCCTTACAGCATAATTTTCATGAAGCTTCTTTGGCAGGAGCAAATTACGATTTACGTAAAATATTTGATAACACTTTGACTCAAGCAAATCCCCTTCTGTCAGTTACTCTGGTGGACAATCATGATACGCAGCCTTTACAAGAACTGGAAGCCCCCGTAGAACAATGGTTTAAATCTCTAGCATATGCATTAATTTTACTCCGACAAGATGGCTATCCCTGTATTTTCTATCCGGATCTATTTGGCGCCCATTATACCGACAAAGATAAAAATGGGAATGACCAGGAAATTTTTTTAAATATAGTAGAGAATATTGCAGAATTGTTAAAAGCTCGACAGTTATTTGCGTACGGAAATCAACGTGATTATTTCGAAGATGCTGATTGCCTAGGGTGGATTCGTGAAGGTGATCATGAACATCAAGGTTGTGCCGTAGTCTTGAGCAATAAAGATGCTTACCATAAACCCATGGAAATGGGCACGCAATATTCTGGACAAATTTTTTATGACTTTCTAGGATGGTTTCAAGAGAAAGTAACTATTGATGAAAATGGCTGGGGAAACTTCCCTGTGCCAGCAGGAAACGTATCGGTATGGGTTTGTGAAAATTAATATTTATCAGATATATTAGTAGTTTCTTAACATATTATCTTTTCCTAACATCTTATCTTTGTTTCATTAAATTAAATAAATGAATAATAATACTAATATAAAAGCTTTTGGAACTGCATCTAAAGATGAAGATTTAAAAGAAATGATCATTGAGCGACGAACGGTACAACCAAAAGATATCGAAATTGATATTTTATATTGTGGGGTTTGTCATAGCGACTTACATACCGCCAAAAACGATTGGGGCGGCACAAAATATCCTGCAGTTCCAGGTCATGAAATTGTGGGAAGGATTACAAAAGTAGGCAGT comes from the Chryseobacterium sp. SNU WT5 genome and includes:
- a CDS encoding D-alanine--D-alanine ligase; the protein is MNKKSVAVVMGGYSDEYKVSLKSGQLIYDSLDRDLYNVYKVVILKEEWYFLDDRGQKAAINKADFTVSLSSGFEVKFDVCFNIIHGKPGENGELQAYWNTIGQKYTGCDFYQSALTFNKKDTLAVLSKYGIPSAKSIYLRLGEDFDENQIVEELGLPLFVKPNQSGSSLGITKVKEQSELKNALEFAFAEDEEILIESFLDGMEVSVGVVDFNGETIVLGITEIVPDKEFFDYEAKYEGASEEITPARIDDETRKRVEDISKRAYEALGMSGFSRSEFIIMNGIPYMLEMNTNPGFSPASILPQQAAYYGISIKDLCGNEVEKALTKK
- the lpxK gene encoding tetraacyldisaccharide 4'-kinase, whose amino-acid sequence is MKRWYLYPFSLGYHLATSVRNIMYNWGISKSTQFKTPIINVGNLSVGGSGKSPMVMYIADLLSKHYRTGVLSRGYGRLTKGYGITNYDSNYKTVGDEAMQLFERFKNKFVIGVSEERVPGAKKMISDMDLNVLVLDDAYQHRAIKPGFNILMTDYNDPYFKDHLLPAGDLRESRRGARRAQIIMVSKCPDDLTDEKKQYYISRIKPQHYQKVFFSSIGYDENVYSRDKMLPDNNLGYYDILLITGIANPKPLLKHLARFSQKVKHLKFRDHHNFSDQDIKNIVEEYKKLGEYKLILTTEKDYVRLKTFDYLRDLVYYWPINVVIDKKEEFNQIILDYVEKN
- a CDS encoding purine-nucleoside phosphorylase; translated protein: MLRRIKETANFIKNIIQDTPDFAIILGSGLGKLKDEVEAIHILDYSEIPHFPQTTVTGHGGQLIYGTLEGKKVLIMSGRFHYYEGYDMQTVVFPYRVFHLLGIKNLILSNAAGGVNPAFKVADVMIINDHINMMPEHPLRGKNLDQLGPRFVDMSEPYNKKMIEVAVNIAQDLGIYVHQGCYVALQGPTFETPAEYGMIKAIGGDAVGMSTVPEVIVAKHQGMDCFGISIITDLGGPDIALAVSHDEVLHAAEKAMPNVIKIVKGLVKNYNV
- a CDS encoding NYN domain-containing protein codes for the protein MTDDKLAVLIDADNVPYKNVKEMLEEISRNGTPTIKRIYADWTKPTVSGWKNVLLENAITPIQQYSYTTGKNSSDSALIIDAMDILYSEKVNGFCIVSSDSDFTRLATRLREAGMTVIGFGEKKTPKPFISACDKFIYLEILNNTEDSEKDSENTPTKKAEKPKTKKEPLSKVDSRNIKLITESINALGDEDGWTFLGNLGSFIIKKKPDFDPRNFGFPKLLPLIKSIGKIEIDERETGVNNIRHIYVRVK
- the dinB gene encoding DNA polymerase IV; translation: MDAFYASVEQHDNPELRGKPLAVGGGMYGVVAAASYEARVFGIRSAMPGRQALERCPHLIVVKPRFNRYKEISQQIRSIFYEFTDLVEPLSLDEAYLDVTENKKDIESAQEIARQIRQRIFEVTGLTASAGISVNKFLAKVASNYRKPNGQKTIHPTQILEFMEELPIEKFHGIGKVTANKMHQLHIYTGKELKEKSLEELSSLFGKSGQYYYNVVRGIHHSKVKPNRIQKSVAVEETFWENLVDEEAVFKQLQIISEDLNNRLLKKEIKGKSLTLKIKYKDFTVYTRSRTQEEYYGNAQDFYLTAQKLWELRPFDKPVRLLGLSLSNLNTQEKKHISVQLKIPFEEFE
- a CDS encoding alpha-amylase, with amino-acid sequence MNATMIQFFHWYSVGNAQLYDQIKDSTTYLKELGISAVWLPPSYKGAGGGYSVGYDPYDLFDLGEFDQKGTVPTKYGTKEQYQDCCKNLQENGISVIADIVLNHKAGGDEKEKFNAVKVDPENRQINISEPFEIESYTKFTFPGRGENYSNFKWNYHCFSGVDFAEGQEAGIYQIINDHGYGWEEMVSDEKGNYDYLMYNNVDQRNPFVREELNKWGKWYHDQIHFDGVRLDAVKHQSPEFYQEWLYALRTNTGKNIFAVGEYWAPGELPLLEKYIEATKGSMSLFDSSLQHNFHEASLAGANYDLRKIFDNTLTQANPLLSVTLVDNHDTQPLQELEAPVEQWFKSLAYALILLRQDGYPCIFYPDLFGAHYTDKDKNGNDQEIFLNIVENIAELLKARQLFAYGNQRDYFEDADCLGWIREGDHEHQGCAVVLSNKDAYHKPMEMGTQYSGQIFYDFLGWFQEKVTIDENGWGNFPVPAGNVSVWVCEN